A section of the Streptomyces sp. NBC_00102 genome encodes:
- a CDS encoding trans-aconitate 2-methyltransferase, protein MTQDHHVAPPPSPPDRFGAAHAYARHRPGVPREVAGFLAAALAPVPRPVLLDLGTGTGQVPLAMLESMSPAHVSVVDTSGERTRAALGALLPELGASRVTGFTGRAEDFGPVAPDRRPHLITCCRAFHWMDRPAVLAMADRVAAPRAVFVVMGDGSLWTHGADWTRALRGLIQSYLGPVRRAGTTGVYAEPSRSFDEDLAASAFGRVSVHEFPVTRVWTPEGVLGHLATTSYAGPALFGDRHAAFEEDARRLLGTHAALGPLTEESVFTVRLARRPGDLA, encoded by the coding sequence ATGACGCAAGACCACCACGTGGCCCCGCCCCCCTCACCGCCGGACCGCTTCGGGGCCGCGCACGCGTACGCGCGTCACCGGCCCGGCGTGCCGCGGGAGGTGGCCGGCTTCCTCGCGGCGGCACTCGCCCCGGTCCCCCGCCCGGTACTGCTGGACCTGGGGACGGGGACGGGTCAAGTCCCCCTGGCCATGCTGGAGTCGATGTCCCCTGCCCATGTGTCCGTGGTGGACACGAGCGGGGAACGGACGCGTGCGGCGCTCGGCGCCCTGTTGCCGGAGCTGGGCGCGTCGCGTGTCACGGGGTTCACCGGCCGGGCGGAGGACTTCGGTCCGGTGGCCCCGGACCGTCGTCCGCATCTGATCACGTGCTGCCGCGCCTTCCACTGGATGGACCGGCCGGCCGTGCTGGCGATGGCCGACCGGGTGGCCGCTCCCCGCGCGGTCTTCGTGGTGATGGGCGACGGAAGTCTGTGGACGCACGGGGCCGACTGGACGCGGGCCCTGCGCGGGTTGATCCAGTCGTATCTGGGGCCGGTCCGTCGTGCCGGTACGACCGGCGTGTACGCGGAGCCCTCCCGCTCGTTCGACGAGGATCTGGCCGCCTCGGCGTTCGGCCGGGTGAGTGTGCACGAGTTCCCGGTGACGCGGGTGTGGACGCCGGAGGGGGTGCTGGGGCACCTCGCGACGACGTCGTACGCGGGACCGGCGCTCTTCGGTGACCGGCACGCCGCTTTCGAGGAGGACGCACGCCGGCTCCTCGGCACCCACGCCGCGCTCGGTCCGCTGACCGAGGAGAGCGTGTTCACCGTGCGTCTCGCCCGGCGGCCCGGAGACCTCGCGTGA
- a CDS encoding DUF1304 domain-containing protein, translating into MELTANVLVALVAALHGYILVLEMFLWEKRPGRGLSGLDAEMARATVPLAANQGLYNGFLAAGLVWGLVAGDPTGFRVQVFFLACVLVAGLYGGLTVNRRILMAQALPGALALAAVLSAG; encoded by the coding sequence ATGGAGTTGACCGCGAACGTGCTGGTCGCCCTGGTGGCCGCATTGCACGGGTACATCCTGGTTCTGGAGATGTTCCTGTGGGAGAAGAGGCCCGGCCGCGGGCTCTCCGGTCTCGACGCGGAGATGGCCCGGGCCACGGTGCCGCTGGCCGCGAACCAGGGTCTCTACAACGGTTTCCTCGCGGCGGGACTCGTGTGGGGGCTGGTCGCCGGAGACCCGACCGGGTTCCGGGTCCAGGTGTTCTTCCTCGCCTGCGTGCTCGTCGCGGGCCTGTACGGCGGCCTCACCGTCAACCGGCGCATTCTCATGGCCCAGGCGCTGCCGGGGGCGTTGGCGCTGGCTGCCGTCCTGTCGGCCGGGTGA
- a CDS encoding Re/Si-specific NAD(P)(+) transhydrogenase subunit alpha has translation MRIGVTREPTGETRVAATPTTVRQLIALGYELVVESGAGELSAFTDLAYTEAGATVGTANEAWSADIVLRVNGPSPDDVDKPKDGAYLVSILAPALNPGLVDALAERDITVLAMDAVPRISRAQSLDVLSSMANIAGYRAVIEAAHEFGRFFTGQVTAAGKVPPAKVLVAGAGVAGLAAIGAASSLGAVVRATDPRPEVADQVKSLGGAYLPVVVEEEVQQSGDGYAKATTQLYDTAAAELYSAQAADVDIIITTALIPGRQAPALITAADVASMKAGSVIVDMAVAQGGNVAGSVEGRRVVTDNGVIILGYSDLAGRLPTQASQLYGTNLVNLLKLLTPEKDGKAVLDLDDPVQRGITVVRATGDGRGEKLWPPPPVQVSAAPATVPAATVAPAQVSKPLPAAAKLALVLGGIALLWLVIAFAPAPIPQNFTVLTLAVVIGYYVIGKVHHALHTPLMSVTNAISGVIVVGALVQIGPGGHVIQALAGLATLLASVNIVGGFAVTRRMLAMFSKGN, from the coding sequence ATGCGCATCGGAGTGACCCGCGAGCCGACCGGGGAGACCCGCGTGGCGGCGACACCCACGACCGTAAGACAGCTCATCGCCCTCGGCTACGAACTGGTCGTCGAGTCCGGAGCAGGCGAGCTCTCCGCCTTCACCGACCTCGCGTACACGGAGGCCGGAGCCACCGTGGGCACCGCGAACGAGGCGTGGAGCGCGGACATCGTCCTGCGCGTCAACGGCCCCTCACCGGACGACGTCGACAAGCCGAAGGACGGCGCCTACCTGGTCTCCATACTGGCCCCGGCACTCAACCCCGGCCTGGTCGACGCCCTGGCCGAGCGGGACATCACCGTGCTGGCCATGGACGCCGTGCCGCGCATCAGCCGCGCCCAGTCCCTCGACGTCCTGTCCAGCATGGCCAACATCGCCGGCTACCGTGCGGTGATCGAGGCGGCACACGAATTCGGCCGCTTCTTCACCGGCCAGGTGACCGCGGCCGGAAAGGTCCCGCCGGCCAAGGTGCTGGTGGCCGGAGCCGGCGTCGCGGGCCTGGCCGCGATCGGCGCCGCCTCCAGCCTCGGAGCCGTCGTACGCGCCACCGACCCGCGCCCCGAAGTCGCCGACCAGGTCAAGTCGCTCGGCGGCGCCTACCTTCCGGTCGTCGTGGAGGAGGAAGTCCAGCAGTCCGGCGACGGCTACGCCAAGGCCACCACCCAGCTGTACGACACGGCCGCCGCCGAGCTCTACTCCGCCCAGGCCGCCGACGTCGACATCATCATCACCACCGCGCTCATCCCCGGGCGCCAGGCACCCGCGCTGATCACCGCGGCGGACGTCGCCTCGATGAAGGCCGGCTCGGTGATCGTCGACATGGCCGTCGCGCAGGGCGGCAACGTCGCCGGCAGCGTCGAAGGCCGCAGGGTCGTCACCGACAACGGTGTGATCATCCTCGGATACAGCGATCTGGCGGGCCGCCTCCCCACCCAGGCAAGCCAGCTGTACGGGACCAACCTCGTCAACCTGCTCAAACTGCTCACGCCGGAGAAGGACGGCAAGGCCGTACTCGATCTCGACGACCCGGTCCAGCGCGGCATCACCGTCGTCCGCGCCACCGGCGACGGACGGGGCGAAAAACTCTGGCCGCCGCCCCCGGTCCAGGTCAGCGCCGCCCCCGCGACCGTGCCCGCCGCGACGGTGGCGCCGGCCCAGGTGAGCAAGCCCCTGCCCGCCGCCGCGAAGCTCGCGCTCGTCCTCGGCGGAATCGCCCTGCTCTGGCTCGTGATCGCGTTCGCCCCCGCCCCGATCCCACAGAACTTCACCGTACTGACCCTGGCCGTCGTCATCGGCTACTACGTCATCGGCAAGGTCCACCACGCGCTCCACACACCCCTGATGAGCGTCACCAACGCCATCTCCGGAGTCATCGTCGTCGGAGCCCTGGTCCAGATCGGCCCCGGCGGGCACGTCATCCAGGCGCTGGCCGGACTCGCGACCCTGCTCGCCTCCGTCAACATCGTCGGCGGCTTCGCGGTGACGCGCCGCATGCTCGCCATGTTCAGCAAGGGGAACTGA
- the pntB gene encoding Re/Si-specific NAD(P)(+) transhydrogenase subunit beta, producing the protein MSAASISTAAYLVAALLFILSLAGLSKHETARQGWTYGVAGMAVALAATIGLTLHDSPVRATTALVLTVALAVGAVVGLWRARVVRMTGMPELIALLHSFVGLAAVLVGWASYIEVERNGEGGFTGSLLSIHHAEVSLGIFIGAVTFTGSIVANLKLSARIKSAPLVLPGKNILNLGALLAFTVLTIVFVAEPALWPVIAVTAIALSFGWHLVASIGGGDMPVVVSMLNSYSGWAAAASGFLLDNDLLIVVGALVGSSGAYLSYIMCKAMNRSFVSVIAGGFGIEAPGGGGDGGQGEHRETNADETAELLAGASRVVITPGYGMAVAQAQYPVAELTRALRARGVDVRFGIHPVAGRLPGHMNVLLAEAKVPYDIVLEMDEINDDFAATDVVLVIGANDTVNPSAMDDPGSPIAGMPVLRVWEAANVVVFKRSMASGYAGVQNPLFFRENTAMLFGDAKTRSDEIVAALAGAAALSPTRAVSVPA; encoded by the coding sequence GTGTCCGCAGCCTCGATCTCCACCGCGGCGTATCTCGTCGCCGCCCTGCTCTTCATCCTCTCCCTGGCGGGCCTGAGCAAGCACGAGACGGCCCGGCAAGGCTGGACGTACGGCGTGGCCGGCATGGCCGTCGCCCTCGCCGCCACCATCGGCCTGACCCTCCACGACAGCCCGGTGCGCGCCACGACCGCGCTCGTCCTCACGGTCGCCCTCGCCGTCGGCGCTGTCGTCGGACTGTGGCGCGCCCGCGTGGTGCGCATGACCGGCATGCCCGAACTCATCGCACTGCTGCACTCGTTCGTCGGCCTCGCCGCAGTGCTGGTCGGCTGGGCTTCCTACATCGAGGTCGAGCGCAACGGTGAAGGCGGCTTCACCGGGTCACTCCTGAGCATCCATCACGCCGAGGTCTCGCTCGGCATCTTCATCGGCGCGGTCACCTTCACCGGCTCGATCGTCGCCAACCTCAAGCTGAGCGCGAGGATCAAGTCCGCCCCGCTCGTGCTCCCCGGCAAGAACATCCTCAACCTGGGCGCTCTGCTCGCCTTCACCGTCCTCACCATCGTCTTCGTGGCCGAGCCGGCGCTCTGGCCGGTCATCGCGGTCACCGCGATCGCGCTGTCGTTCGGATGGCACCTGGTGGCCTCGATCGGCGGCGGGGACATGCCCGTGGTGGTCTCCATGCTCAACAGCTACTCCGGATGGGCAGCGGCCGCGAGCGGCTTCCTGCTCGACAACGACCTGCTCATCGTCGTCGGCGCGCTGGTCGGCTCCTCGGGTGCCTACCTCTCGTACATCATGTGCAAGGCCATGAACCGCTCCTTCGTCTCCGTCATCGCGGGCGGCTTCGGGATCGAAGCTCCCGGGGGCGGCGGCGACGGCGGACAGGGCGAGCACCGTGAGACCAACGCCGACGAAACCGCCGAACTGCTGGCCGGCGCGTCCCGGGTGGTGATCACCCCCGGATACGGCATGGCGGTGGCCCAGGCGCAGTACCCGGTCGCCGAGCTGACCCGTGCCCTGCGGGCCCGGGGCGTCGACGTGCGGTTCGGCATCCACCCCGTCGCCGGCCGACTGCCGGGACACATGAACGTGCTGCTCGCCGAAGCCAAGGTCCCGTACGACATCGTGCTCGAAATGGACGAGATCAACGACGACTTCGCCGCCACCGACGTCGTCCTGGTCATCGGCGCCAACGACACCGTCAACCCGTCCGCCATGGACGACCCGGGCAGCCCGATCGCCGGCATGCCGGTCCTGAGGGTCTGGGAGGCAGCGAACGTCGTCGTCTTCAAGCGTTCGATGGCCAGCGGGTACGCCGGGGTGCAGAACCCGCTCTTCTTCCGCGAGAACACCGCCATGCTCTTCGGCGACGCGAAGACCAGGAGCGACGAGATCGTGGCCGCTCTGGCAGGGGCGGCCGCACTGTCCCCGACCCGCGCCGTGTCCGTCCCCGCCTGA